The Balaenoptera acutorostrata chromosome 6, mBalAcu1.1, whole genome shotgun sequence genome includes the window TTGTCAAGAAAAATACCTGGTAAATATGACTCATATGGAATGAATTTGGATTCTCTTTCAGAATTAATCATTAGTAATAGACACTGCTTTGTAAGGCAGCTTGATGAGTTTAATACACATGGGAAATTACTCCTCTGTACAAAGCACAAGAATTCTCTTTCTAGAGAGAAATCTTTAGAATATGATAGAACTGGAAAAGCCATCAGTCAAAATGAGGACTTATTTCAGCATCAAGATACTCAAACTCTGAAGCTTTCTTTTGAATAtactgaatgtgggaaagccttcaatGAGGGGGCAACTTTCATTACCTATAAGAGAGCAAGCTCATGGGAGAAGCCCTATGGATGTAATAACATGTCAAAGCCTTTTCTGATAGACCAACGTTGAGTGTTCATCAGGGAACTCATACAAGGGAGAATCACTACGAATTGAATGACTGTGGGAGGTGGTCTGTTCATGAGAAGTCAACTTTAAATAAGCACCATGGAGTTATCATGGGGAAGAGATAATATGAGTGTGTTGAAAGTGAGAATAGTTTCAGCAAGAAGTCACTCCTTCAGCGAATTTATAAAGGAGAGAAAACCTTTGACTGTTATGAAGATTGGGAAGTATTCTGCAAGAAGCCAAATTTAATTTAGCATCAAGAAACACATATAGGGGGAAAAGTCTATAAAATTAATCAGTGTGCTACTGCATTTTGCAAGAAGCCAAAGCTTCCTGCATATCAGAAAACAGATATAAGAGAAAAACTCAATGAGTAtagtgaatgtgggaaaaccttcagCCATAAATCATCTCTCATCCTACATCAGAGGATACACAGaggggagaaaccctatgaatgcacCAAATGTGGGAAAACCTTTGGGTATAGGTCAGGCCTCACAGTACATCAGAGAacacacacaggggagaaaccctatgaatgtaatgaatgtggcaaAAATTTCTGTGAGAAGTCAAATCTCCGTGTACATCAGCAAACACACACAGGGCAGAAACCCTATGAGTGTAATGAATGTCAGAAAACCTTCAGTGATAGGTCAGCTCTCACAGTACATAGGAGAATACATActggggagaaaccctatgaatgtaaggaatgtgggaaaactTTCTCCCAGAAGCCAAacttcattaatcatcagaggactcacacaggagagaaaccctatggaCGTCACAAATGTGGAAAATCCTTCTCTGTGAAGTCGAAACTGAGGGAGCATCAGAAaacacacacaggggagaagtcttataaatgtaatgagtgtgggaaAACTTTCTACCATAAGTCATCCCTCACAGTACATCAGAGCACCCACacaggggagaaaccctatgaatgtaaccAATGTGGGAAAACCTTCTATCAGAGTCATTCCTCATAACACATCAGAGAACACACTAGGGAGAAACACTACAGGTGTAATGGAACCTTCCACCAGCATCTCAACTTCACTAAACAGCAGAGAAACAGCACTAAGAAGAAACCCCTGTCAACATCCTGAAACCTTCACCCTCATTTTGGACTCACTGCATAGCAGAAACAACCTGGGGCTGAGGTGGGGGACCcaatatatatgagaaatcttTTGCCTAGAAGTGACATTTCATTGAGTAGCAAATAATTAATATTTGATAACCTTATTACTATTTTGAAGATGTTAGAGTgtcaaaaaaagtttaaaaaggaggCCTTTTCTTTTGCAGAATATGTATAAGTATGCTATATAGAGAAACTTTTCATGATAGGTTTGCTTCCTGGAACGCAACATTATAGtaggaagtatatatatatttgcttaatAACTCAAAGTttctatttcataattttaatatgAATATGAAATGTATAAGTTGTCCCATACTTAAtacctatgtattttttttgttttaattgaaatttttattgagataattgtagattgtAAGATGCAGTTGTAAGAAGTAATACTGAGAGACCCCATGTACCCtgtacccagtttcccccagtggtaacatcttgtAAAAATATAGTACAGATATCAGCCAGGATAATGATATTGATATAATCCACCAATTAGTTCAgagtttctcaattttatttctactcACTTATGAGTATGTGTGTTTAGTTCTGTGCAGTTTTATCATGTGTAGGTTTATGTATCCATCATTGGCTGTGGCATCTGTTGACTGTGGTATCTATGACCACAGATATTTCATGATATTCAGGGGTTATTAGTTTCTCCGGTATTGTAATTATGTTTTTCAAAAGAGTCTCTATATTTTAGAGGTTGAAAAATAACATATGCTACAGCATTCAGATAATTGAAATATAGGCAACAATACCATGAGCttagagatatatatgtatttaattggATCATCTGTTCTTTCATTTCCAGGATTTGTTTATATaacttgtatatttatttgttgacTACATTAGgttacaaatactttctcctagactgtggcttatcttttaattttatttatgctaTGTTATACTGTATAGAAGTTTTAAGTTTTGATGCAAATATATCAATCTTTTCTTAAGTCTTTCTGCTTTTTGTTTAAGAAACTCTTTTCTAGACTGAGGTTACAAAGATATTCTTCCAAAAGGCTGAAGTTTTGcttttcatgtttatatttttaatctatctggaattttttttttattttttttatttttacaagagataaatagactgaccccaagcattgtacatggatgaccccaacaaaagcaacaatgattgcaattaccaaacctgaaacacactcatactatgttataatattgacattccgtccagtaatcctccactgtaacagctcctttactttgcagtgaaaattgatttgtatattctttgcctctgagtccttgtgggatttttttttttaattcagacagaaagtcacaaaaattatactcatcctcatcagttcactcagtcccatgtaattaaattttttttttatcttgatcttttgttagcacttttttgagttcatcagtttttcattagagttctgaaaatgcttattcattcagttcagcagtacagtcagttaccagaaacctgtacttgtcagagtggaattttttttaaatggtataaaTTAGTgatctactttcattttttttttttgcaaatagaAAAGTCAGTTGTCTCAGGGCCACTTTTGAAGGTCTGTATGTTCATTTCCcagggctgcagtaacaaagtaccacaaactgggtggcttaaaataataggAATTATTCTTCCAGTTCTGgtggctagaagtctgaaatcaagatgtcagcagggccatgcagtctctgaaggctctaggggagaatctctTCCATGCCTTTCTCTCAGCTTCGGGTGGTGGCTCTccatccttggtgttccttggcttacagctgcataactccaatctctgtctccactGACACATGCATTCTCCCTTCCTGTGTCTAGGTCTCTGTGCCTCTTTTGAAGCCAGCAAGGCCATGGCCCTTAACTGTCTGCTTTCCCATACCCTTAGGTGCAGCCTAGTTGCCTCAAACCTAGCTCCTGCCGGTGCACAGCACACGCTGGTGGAAATGAGCAGAACCctgcacccacccccatccccctgccAAGGACAAAGTCCCCtccatatcccctgcctcttgtttatAAAAAAGTACTGGATCTATGGCTAGCACAGTTTCAAGAACTTGACCttaagagaatgggattaacactgttgcttataataatctatatctttgtgggcataaaaataattgtagcttGTTCTGCCCGTATATGTAAATGGGCAACTATAATTGTCAGCGAAGAGATGCTACAGACCCATGTCAACATCTTCCACTCTAAGAATATGGTGCCCTATGTCAGCATGAAGTTACAGAAGACAGACCTTCGacaataatccaataaaaatggaATGATGTTCTGACAAGTGGGGATTTGTAAGCAGCTTTTGTCAGGAAAAAGCTCTTTGTaggaaagagctctctgcaggaggccccttttgtcttgtcactaaccttaaaccaggtgcccccatgctctactcatctctggccctagcacactttcaaatcttttgatcacataATACCTTGCCTAATCTGTTGGTTCTTTCCATAAATCaaagaagcagaaataaagaataagtaattaacagatgacctgatctcttccctagcttccccttcagtaatctcgtgaacaaactgtgtgaacaagatggTATTGAAAGAAAGATCACAAGAAGTCAACAAGCCTGCATGACAAGCCTGCatgcagtgggggagggatgacGATGACTCTGACCTcctatctcaatgattaactgagattacttaccttttccctttaaaaacttctcatggctgagcagaatcttgggAGGTGGTTTTTGTAGAGCCCACTCTCTCCCCAacattctgattaaaagcaactttcctttctaccaacatttgTCTCTCTTGAGTATTGATTTCTGAGCAGCAAGCATCCAGACCTGATTTGGTAACACTGGGACTTGCAGCACGAGGTGTGTGGAGGGTGGgggtcttttctttttattgccttgtTGCGCAGACTAAACATCTGGGACAATGTTGACTAGAAGTGGTGAGTAGACATCTTTTTCTTGTTCCCAGTCTTAGGAGGAAACTGCTGTTTATTTCACCATAAAATATGATGTCAGATATATGTTCtttcataaatgccctttattAGATTGAGAATGATTCCTTTAATTCCTAATTAATTGAGAGTTTTAAATCATGaatgtgttgaattttttcaaatgctttttctacattataaagatatggtttttcttttttagtatgttAATATGATGAAATACATTGATTTTGAATGCTAAGGCAACCTTGCATTTctaggataaatcctacttgggcACGATGCATTACCATCTTTTATAGATTAGAAGTTTCaatttgccattttttaaaagaatttttgcatctatgttcatgagagttattgatctatgatttttttttcttgtgatgtctttgtctggctttggtatgtGGATAATGCTGactcataaaataagttggaaAATGTTTATTCCTAGAAGAGTTTGTGTACAATTGTTACTatgtcttctgtaaatgtttggtagaattcgttTGTGCCATCTGGCCTGTACTATTTTTTGTGGGAAGGTTGTCAGCTACAAATCATTTGTTTAATAGGGCTATtcaggttttctctttcttcttgagtgacctttggtagtttgtacctttcaAGGACTTTTTCTATTTCAACTAAGTTgctgaatttattggcataattattaataaaattccatgctgctttaaaaaatgaataaataaaataaaatatatagagggacataaattatacatttttttaaaaattgagaatctTCGTATTTGgtgattttaattcatttatatttattgttattgCTGGTATGTTTGCTTATATATCTAccactttatattttcttttatttgatatagttttctttgcttatttgATTTATCTTTCCTGCATTTTATATGACacatagagttttcttttttattatcatATCTTCCTTCTACTGGTTTGGAAATTATACTTTCATATCTATTACTTCAACATTTACACTTAAATTTTTGCATAGGTAGAATGTCCAAGCTActtttctgcatttaaaaaagattttagcaATATGCTCACTGTCATTCCATCAAACTCTACTCTTTTGTTAATTCTTGGTTATTTGAATAGTCCCAAGAATGTTCCTCTTAAAATCCTGATTCTCAGTTCCTTGACCTTTTCTCCTCTAATGAACTTAATCTTTCATCCAACCACAAAAAAGTCATTCTATTATCCTAACCTGGACTTTTCATTACCAATAAATGCACTTCTTCCATAATCCCAACTGTAAGCATCCTGCTTTCCAACCACTGCCTCTTCTCTTTTTATCTCATACCTTCTGCTCATGCCTTAAATATAACAGTTTTAAAAAGCTGGCTCAGACCTAtaattcattgatttttactaTACCACATCTCtttttgatttttctaaaactgaaataaattaccAACTTGACGTCTTGAATTTCAACTTGATATTTTTAATGGCATACTATCATCCTCCAAAAGATGAGGAAATATAAAgtgagaagaaaaccaaaacagtCCTAACACTAACCACAACTTTTCACATGTTTCTTCTTAAAAGAAAGGCTGATAGAAGATATTAGGAATAGGATCTTTAATGTAGGTACTGTATGTGTCCATAATGAGGGATTTAAAGCAACTAAAAGAAGAACTCTGAGTTTCCTGAATTTTAAATCCCACTTCACTGataactcagttttttttttcatcatttggGATTGAACTCAACATGAAAACTTTTATTAGAGGATCAAGTTAGAAAAATGGATCCAAAAATCATACATCTAGATATATACAACCAATTGTCATATatcttgttaaaaaaagaatttgttcatttatatatacactgatcacatttattaagcatctattttTTGTCAAGCACTGGAATAGAAGCTGGGGATTCAAAGATGAGTAAAAGGCAGACAAAAACAATTGCCAAATATATTTATTAGAATAAgaataatttataaagaaattgaTAGTTTAGTTTCCCTGAACATATTATTTGTTCAGAACAAAAGACCCTGATTACGCCCTTAGTGAACCTCTTCTAAAGACATCTATGAATAAGAGGATTGATAATATattctaaattatttaattaaaatgtactTAGAGGCATTTTAGAAAAGATAGAGCAGAAAGAACTGAGGAATAAATTCAAAGACTATACCTACATTAGAACAGCTTTCAGTAAATCcccaaaatggtttttaaaaacaaatatttatatatttatcagaTTACCTTGGTCTCTGGGTCATTTGTGGTTCTATCTCTGTACCTTCACTGTTCTGGGTTCCAAGGTGAGGAAGCATACTTTATCTGAGGGAAATCATTCTTGTGGGGGAGAGGAACTAGCAATGTTGAACTAGCCAATGGCTCTTAGAGTGTCTATTCGTACATAGCTTATGTTCTACTCACATTCCACTGAGCAAAGCAAATCAGATAGCCAAGGCATTGTCAATGTGTGAGAGGAAATATGTCtctaagagaggagagaaaataattGGGAACAAtaaattgatataaataaaatataaatgagtttttaaagaaaacagagtagaaagattggtaaaaaaataacagagaacATATATTCCAAATAAATTTGTCAGTGTTTTAGAAATTCGAATTAGTATTGGCCTTATATGGTTAAAGAGGAAGATGGTTATATTGATCAGGGTTAAACTGCATATAACAGAATTCACTCTAGTTAGTCAGAAGGGAATCTTTACaccaagaaatagaaatttacaatattattgaaaAGGCTAGGAATAGGTCCCAGGCTAAATTTAAGGAACTATTTCTAGGCTCAGAATTGATCTACCTCTGCTGCAATTATAAATTTACCTCTGCCTTTAAAGAAAGCTGACAATTTAGGAAGATGCTGTTACCAATGTTGACTGCAAAATACACTGCTTCTGCCATGACCAGGAAAATAAGCTGCAAGTTGAGAAGTGGCTAATACATCTCTAGAGCCACATCATATCTGCTATATTCTGGGCCAGCAAAATACATGCTCTACTCCCTATCTCCTCACATGACATTTTTAGGAATCAAAGTTCACACAAAAGCATTAACTGGTGGAATATGCCTCATTGAGAAACCTAGCTACAAGAGAATCTGGGAATGTGTTCTTTTTTGTAATAGAAAgggtttatttgctctttataaTATTTATGCTATTTGATTACAGTGTTTTTCTGATCTACCCTAATCAcacaaataaagagaaacaaaacttaattagaaatttgataaaattatgcatgttttatattgtcttttttcAGAAGTCTGGTATATTAGGTAGAAAATTTAGAGTCCTAAGAAATGAAGGATATTCTTCTTGAAGgctaataaagaaaaacaaaattaacaatgaTTTACATTTAATGCACTCATTTGAAGAGAACAAACATACTGATTAAAATTTGTCATGAAATTAAATatacttttgtttgtttacttattcacttttttttaaacacctttattggagtattattaaCACTTCGCCtccaaattttgtttaaaaagaaagaaagctacaggcaaATTGAAAGAACAGTATTTGAATGCCTGTTTACCATTTACTTATTTCACCAACTGTTAAACTATCGCTACATTTgcatcctctctctccctctctctctctctctctctctctctctcatacatgCTTTATTAAGGCCCTCTACACATGACTTAGTTTTTGCGGGACCATTTGAAAGTAAGGTACACATATCATGATACTTCACGCTTAAATATAGTTCTTAGCTTATGATGATTTGACTTAacgatttttcaactttatgatgGTACAAAAGCGATACACATTCAACAGAAACTgtatttcaaattttgaattttgatcttttcccgggCTGGCAATATGTGGTAGATACTCTTGTGATGCTAGGCAGTGGCAacgagccacagctcccagtcagccacgcaATCACAAGGGTAAGCAATTGATACGCTTACAACAATTCTGTACCCATAcagccatttttttttcacttccagtacagtattcaataaattacatgagatatttaaTACTTTATCATCAAATAGGATTTGTGTTAGATAATTTTGCCCAAcataggctaatgtaagtgttctgagcaggTTTAAgctaggctaggctaagctaagctatgatgttcagtaggttaggtgtattcaatgcatatttttacttttaagatattttgaaCTTACAATGGCTTTATTAGGatgtaaccccatcataagttgagGAGGATCTGTAATTCAACATGAATATCCTAAGAACAAGGACGTTTTCCTACATAAGCACAATACTATTAACACATCCAAGAAATTTAACATTAACTCAATGGGAAATGTAACTTTTAGCTTTCTCTGCATTAAAAATGAGGTTGGAATGGATGTTTACTGAACTTAGGTacattatctttcatttttaagttcAAGAAACGCCTTCCCTTATATAGGGGTTGACTTTGATGTCTAATACTGTCACTATCCTGTCAGCCCCTAAACGTGAATTTTCTACTCAATTCCATTcaaaatcattttccttctggaAAGAAATTACCATAAATGGAGCAATTTATTCCTGTGATGGCCTGAGAATAAACTCAGGGTAAGCTGAACTTCCCATGCCAAGTCAGACTCTGACAGAACACATGCGTTTGGTGtcagcagctgtggtgttggCCATGGAATTCCTTTTCAAAGTGATGAACAGGGATAAAATGGGATGTTTTTGTTTACCTGTTTGGTTTTAATGAAGTGCACAAATAATAAGAATAGAAGTAAACATACTCTAGTTATTGCCTCTGTTACTTGTGTAACTGATATGTAgcacattaatataaaataaaattcagaaggaaaagcaataaaaaatctgttttctttttataaattttataatttataaaattcatcTGAACTCTCTTTGTGGCAGTAAGTTGCAAAGTCACTACCCAGACCATAACTAACTACAACCTCTTTTATATTATTCATGTCTAGAGAGAGGACCtttaaaagcatataaaattGTTTGTTAACCCACTTTAAGAGCAGTCCAAAACGCAGGGAGAGAAAGGTGGAGAATTTTGAAATAGAAAGATGCAGTTTCCTGGGTTGATTGCCTCTTAATAACCTCGGATTTCCTTTGGAGATATAATTACTGTGAGTCAAACTTccacatttcaattttaaaaatggcacaAGCTTTCTATACACCCAAATATGAGCATTTCTGGAAAAGTTTAAAGCCCACTATTCTTAGATGTTCGTTTAGCTGTTCCAGCACCTGCCACTTCCAATACAATGATGAACAggctttcattttattcttttcttgtaAGAATTTAAAATGAATCCAGATTGGACTTtacactgttttcattttcttcctagaaagttaaaaattctgagatagaaatttcagaatttttaaggTTAACAATAGGAAAAGTGGTTCATGAAGAAACCAGTCTCCACTGAGGGCTGAGGTGTCATCTATGGTCTCCTCCATCATTTTGGAAAATCTCTACAGATTATTTGATAGTATTCTTTAATGCATATTATGAGGAGCTAATAGATGTTTATTTAGTGTTTATTAAACACTAAGATACATTCAAACCTTTGGGAAAAACTTAATTCAATTTGAACATATAAGTAACAAAAGGGGAAGACATTTCTTCAAGGGCTTAAGGGCAGTAATCGTAACAGGAAATGTGTatctatctttttatattttagctAGTTGGGAGATACCAGGTTGTTTAAAAGATGGTCTCAAGAAATAAAAGTACATTGTGGTAGACCTTAGAAAGAAAAGTTAACCATTTAAAAAGATGATTTAAGAACATATTTATAAGGATCTGTCATGTTCAAAGAGCTGTGTAAAGCATATCtctataaaacaatgaaaaaaaggtTTCATATATTAGTTCTCTTTAGAAAAGAGGTACCAATAAtccaaatgaaaccaaaaaaagcATCATCTAAGACTTCTATGCCAAACCCCCTTTCATTCCTACACACACACCTTTGATCACTCGACTGGTAAGAATTCATCAATGGCAAAACATTAATTGGTATATGGAGAGAGATGCTGTTTCCATTCTTATGAATTGAAGTAGAAGTATCTTATTTTTCCATCTTGACTTTGCTTTTATCCCCGTGCACTACCCTTAGTTAATGTCTGATATCTTTGTCTAGTAACATGGCAGATACACTGCTTAAATCATGGACCAATGGGTACAACCCATCATTCCAGTTTTATCTTCTTCAGTGTCCCAACATGGACCATGCTCCCCAaccttcaaaatttttttcctcattcttcaaCATTCATATTTTCTTAGTTTAGATTCCACCAAAACAGTCTTGGGGCAAGGATTCAAGTTTGTTTGGGAGGTGCAGGAAATATTAGTAGGAGAATGgaaaagtgagacagagaaaagaaggcAGCCAATAACAGGTTATGAATAAAGTGTTATAGATTCTCTTCTGTTGCAGGTAACTAGAGCTTAAATTCCACTGGGAAAACTCTGAGAGGCAGTGCAGAATCATCAGAGGCAGGGGAGCTGGGCATTTATATACCAAATACAGGAGGTATTACTTCCCCTCATTTTGGCCAGTCATATCTATGGGAAGAATGGCATTCTACCACTTCAGAGAAAGCAGTCAAGCAAATGGATAAAGACATTAGTGGTTGGAAGTTGGCCACTGAAGTAGGATGCCCAAGGGATATGAGCAGGGTGCCTCTATCATTTGTGGCCTTGCTTATTCTTTTCCCTAACTCTTTACTCCCTGTCTCCTCCAACCTTCTACTTAAccaatttcttctcaagttatCTCAAATATCATCATCTTAATGCCTCCTCTGATCGCCAAGTAAGGTTTACTCCCTCACTTATTATCCTCAGTAACAGCTATAGTGGTTCTTATCTTGTGCTATTTTGTACTGAGAATATTTAGGTACATGTTTCATTTTCACTCTTAAAAATGTGGTTAATAAAAACAGGGATTTTGTAAATTTATACCTCTTTCAGTATTTAGCAAAAAGTCTTGCACACAATTGATATCCCAAAAACCTTTTTGAGTGAATTTACTGAATTGAATGTGCCATGAAAACTAAATATCATGGGGGGATAAAATGCCAGTATTTTAGTATGATCTAGCAAAATGTAGATAAGTATATTTActataaaaatgcatttattcattgtACCAAATGAAGCAaggatttataaagaaaaaattgaaatcacaaaGTGATttggtatatattcttttcaaccTGATTGTGATAACTTTTCTTTAGCTTTCTCTCAGCTTTTTGTTATCTGGTTTCAAGCCCTCAAAGTCCCACaagttaaatacatttttagtattatttacaaagttattataaatccCATAAGACTGAAATCACTGCAGTTGAATCTTTCATTATTCTCACAGCAGGTAGTATCTGTTCATCTTTATCATTCTGAAAGTATCTCTTTTTTACTAACATCCAAAAGATATCTTTCTCTTGCTCCATATGCTTTTTTAGTGAATGTGTCAGATGTCattctgtctgtttttttcaattttacttcCTACACTATTGCCCTAGGCTCTCTCTTGTTCATAGTCTTGTTTCAAATTTGGAGTGCAATCTGCATatacttaatttattaaaattatttaaaatcatagCATATTTGTAAATAGATTTTTTAGTAATAGAAATGGGGAAAAGTTCTTGATAATCAATCATGTTTGGactgatggaaagaaaaaatagagaagatgaAATTGTAGGAATTTATTGGTTGGCTTTCATTCAATGGGTAAGGTTTTTCTTCATGTGCTATTTGAAAGATAGAGGTTTTATTTCAGGATTTCATAATATTGTCTATAATTTAGAAAGCATTTCACAAGCATTCAAGCATATCTATGTCAGGTCTTGCCTTTGGTTGTCCAGCATTTTTAAGTGATACTTTATGAGTGCACATGGGCAGAAATATATCCAGGGATTATTGATTTACAATTTGATCAGTAGATTATGATGACCATGTGAAAGACAGTACCTGAACATGAATGGACCTATGTATAATAAATAATGCTATTCCATGACTTCATAGATGAATAGTACTATTATCATATGCAAACATTTGGCTAAATTTACCCTACTACCATAGTTAAAACATCCAAGAAGGAGAGCAGTGGTTTTAGTCATTAGTATGGGATAAATTAATATGTACTCATTTTCCTCTTGAGTTAAAACTCAAAACATAATGTTTGCAATATTATTTCCTAAGTATATGAATATCACCATCTTTAGTCTCTAAAAAGGATGAGATTTGGATATGGCCCAGTAAGAAGGTAAAATCAACtattataattaaaacatttcttcatCTCTGCCATGATATTTCATGCAGAATTTTGTGCGTTTATTGTATGTCTTTCCACACTGAGACTTATAGAAATGAGATAACATGTATTTATTGGTCTATACTGTGTCTCAGCCAAGAAAGCTCAGATTTGAGccatttaaatatatgaaatggTAATTTCCCTTTAAAACAAACCATTTTCTAA containing:
- the LOC130708499 gene encoding gastrula zinc finger protein XlCGF7.1-like, producing the protein MELSWGRDNMSVLKHQETHIGGKVYKINQCATAFCKKPKLPAYQKTDIREKLNEYSECGKTFSHKSSLILHQRIHRGEKPYECTKCGKTFGYRSGLTVHQRTHTGEKPYECNECGKNFCEKSNLRVHQQTHTGQKPYECNECQKTFSDRSALTVHRRIHTGEKPYECKECGKTFSQKPNFINHQRTHTGEKPYGRHKCGKSFSVKSKLREHQKTHTGEKSYKCNECGKTFYHKSSLTVHQSTHTGEKPYECNQCGKTFYQSHSS